A single genomic interval of Aphidius gifuensis isolate YNYX2018 linkage group LG6, ASM1490517v1, whole genome shotgun sequence harbors:
- the LOC122859738 gene encoding DNA ligase 1, with protein sequence MLKLLCNIGRMSNLNSNAIFLHDKSTRFVTAHVCNWYVNASSKAKVSDVVDDAVKGKRKKDNKTDKNPSSPTMEKQNIVKKTKSTVKKLDSDKKKPKPETSIIKNLNKSKFLEDKNNEGVVKKSTKKKATIIEQSSSDETKAAPGKDGKKQDKTAVLQEIEYDPSAEKYHPINDACWKKNEKVPYIALTKTFDLIENTSSRSKISDILANYYRSVIVLSPDDLLPSIYLCLNSLAPSYEGIKLGIADKTLIKALAQCTGRTVSQIQSDIQKLGDIGNVAENSSSNQRFKMQPSPLMVSHVFTKLREIANLSGSSSVEKKINIIQSLFVACRESEAKFLIRSVAGKLRIGLAESSVLSALSMACTLTPPNQSNYPPEIIDSSKNLTADEFKDKYDKISSIIKTTYCECPNYNLIIPVVFNDGVYELPNKCKLRPGVPLKPMLANPTKGVQEVLKRFDGLKFTCEWKYDGERAQIHVDDDGNVTIYSRNQENNTSKYPDIVKRLTNGLNRDKIKSCILDCESVAWDNDKKQILPFQILSKRRRKNANESDIKVQVCVFMFDLLYLNGESLVQEPFSKRRALLKNHFQEIEGELKFATCLDTTKMEEVQEFLEESVKGNCEGLMIKTLDEDATYEIAKRSRNWLKLKKDYLEGVGDTIDVVVIGGYIGKGKRTGTYGGFLLACYDSSSKEYQSICRIGTGFTEDDLTKHTEFLKGHIVKTAKSYYRVDSSLEPDHWFEPVQVWEIKCADLSLSPVHTAAVGIVDSLKGISLRFPRFIKIRDDKNPEDATSAQQIADMYNNQKQIINQQANNSTNVDKDD encoded by the exons atgttaaaattactCTGCAACATTGGACGTATGTCCAATTTAAATTCGaatgctatttttttacatgataaatCAACACGTTTTGTAACTGCTCATGTTTGTAATTGGTATGTTAATGCCAGTAGTAAAGCCAAAGTCagtgatgttgttgatgatgctgttaaaggaaaaagaaagaaagataATAAAACCGACAAAAATCcaag TTCTCCAACaatggaaaaacaaaatatcgttaaaaaaactaaatcaacagtaaaaaaattggacTCTGATAAGAAAAAACCTAAACCAGAAACAagtataatcaaaaatttaaataaatctaaatttttggaggataaaaataatgaaggtgttgttaaaaaatcaactaaaaaaaaagctacaaTTATTGAGCAATCTTCTAGTGATGAA acgAAAGCTGCTCCAGGAAAAGATGgtaaaaaacaagataaaacaGCAGTTCTACAAGAAATAGAATACGATCCAAGTGCAGAAAAATATCATCCAATTAATGATGcatgttggaaaaaaaatgaaaaagtaccATACATTGCATTGACAAAAacatttgatttaattgaaaatacaagTTCACGTTCAAAAATATCTGATATACTTGCAAATTATTATCGTTCAGTAATAGTACTAAGTCCAGATGATTTATTaccaagtatttatttatgtttaaatagTTTAGCACCATCATATGAAGGCATAAAACTTGGTATTGCtgataaaacattaataaaagcACTTGCCCAATGTACTGGTCGTACTGTGTCACAAATACAATCTGATATTCAAAAACTTGGTGATATTGGTAATGTTGCTGAAAATTCAAGTTCAAATCAACGTTTTAAGATGCAACCTTCACCACTAATGGTCAGCCATGTATTTACAAAGCTACGTGAAATTGCAAATTTATCGGGTAGCTcatcagttgaaaaaaagatTAACATAATACAATCACTATTTGTAGCATGTCGTGAAAGTGAAGCAAAGTTTTTAATACGTTCAGTAGCTGGCAAATTACGTATTGGTCTTGCTGAATCATCAGTACTGTCAGCATTATCAATGGCATGTACATTAACACCACCAAATCAAAGTAATTATCCACCAGAAATAATtgattcaagtaaaaatttaacagctgatgaatttaaagataaatatgataaaatatcatcaattattaaaacaacataCTGTGAATGtccaaattataatttaataatacccGTTGTATTTAATGATGGTGTTTATGAATTACCAAATAAATGTAAACTACGTCCAGGTGTACCATTAAAACCAATGCTTGCAAATCCAACAAAAGGTGTACAAGAAGTATTAAAACGTTTTGATGGGCTAAAATTTACATGTGAATGGAAATATGATGGTGAAAGAGCACAAATacatgttgatgatgatggtaatgTAACAATATATTCAcgaaatcaagaaaataatacatcaaaataTCCTGATATTGTAAAACGTTTAACAAATGGATTGAAtcgtgataaaattaaaagttgtaTTCTAGATTGTGAAAGTGTTGCTTgggataatgataaaaaacaaatattaccatttcaaatattgagtAAAAGAAGACGTAAAAATGCAAATGAATCAGATATCAAAGTACAAGTATGTGTATTTatgtttgatttattatatttaaatggtGAATCACTTGTACAAGAGCCATTTTCAAAAAGACGTGctctattaaaaaatcattttcaagAAATCGAAGGTGAATTGAAATTTGCAACATGTCTTGATACAACTAAAATGGAAGAGGTACAAGAATTTTTAGAAGAAAGTGTCAAGGGTAATTGTGAGGGTTTAATGATTAAAACACTTGATGAAGATGCAACATATGAAATTGCAAAAAGATCAAGAAATTGGTTAAAgctaaaaaaagattatttagAAGGTGTTGGTGATAcaattgatgttgttgttattggtgGTTATATTGGTAAAGGCAAAAGAACTGGTACATATGGTGGTTTTTTGTTAGCATGTTATGATTCATCAAGTAAAGAATATCAAAGTATTTGTAGAATTGGTACTGGTTTTACCGAGGATGATTTAACAAAACATACGGAATTTTTAAAAGGTCATATTGTTAAAACAGCTAAATCATATTATCGTGTTGATTCATCATTAGAACCAGATCATTGGTTTGAACCAGTACAAGTATGGGAAATTAAATGTGctgatttatcattatcaccaGTTCACACTGCTGCTGTTGGTATTGTTGATTCATTAAAAGGTATATCATTGAGATTTCcaagatttattaaaattcgtgatgataaaaatcctGAAGATGCAACATCAGCCCAACAAATTGCTGATAtgtataataatcaaaaacaaattattaatcaacaagCTAATAATTCTACTAATGTTGATAaagatgattaa
- the LOC122859172 gene encoding protein spinster isoform X1, which yields MDRSTSVTTYSQQHLVVNEEINNSGSSDVKQSNSSINNNNNNSNTKISKKEWITVLILCFINLINYMDRMTIAGILDEIQTHFKVENDTVGLLQTAFIVSYMIFAPLFGYLGDRYNRKIIMSVGIFLWSLTTLLGSYQNNFYWFLFYRMCVGIGEASYSTIAPTIISDLFIKDTRSKMLALFYFAIPVGSGLGYITGSKMLKLTGQWQWALRLTPPLGILTILLIYLFVRDPPKGEKEGGSHVTTTSWSNDIKALINNPSFMLSTGGFTCVSFVTGALSFWAPKYLQLGIDLQNNGINNQLDNNINNENDNSATFSFGVIAMTAGIIGVPLGSYMAQKLRLRWQQADPLICAFGLFISAPFVFLALISANGSTYVCYVLIFFGQLLLNLNWSIVADILLYIVIPTRRSTAEAFQILVAHALGDAGSPYLIGVVSNAITPMVRELSINTNDKFIEFRSIQYALFLTIFIEIIGSLFFFITALHIEKDKSVVDLTIAGESSNSNIQKTNKHVNTIQITGKS from the exons atggatCGGAGTACGTCAGTGACAACGTATTCACAACAACATTTAGTTgttaatgaagaaataaataattctggtAGTTCAGATGTTAAACAATCTAATtcaagtattaataataataataataatagtaatactaaaattagtaaaaaagaATGGATTACAGTATTGAtactttgttttataaatcttATTAATTATATGGATAGAATGACTATTGCTG gAATATTAGACGAAATACAAACTCattttaaagttgaaaatGATACAGTTGGATTATTACAAACAGCATTTATCGTAAGTTACATGATATTTGCACCATTATTTGGTTATCTTGGTGATCGTTATAATCGTAAAATAATCATGAGTGTTGGTATATTTCTTTGGTCTTTAACAACACTTCTTGGCTCTTACCAAAAt AATTTCTATTGGTTTTTATTCTATAGAATGTGTGTGGGTATTGGTGAAGCAAGTTATTCAACAATAGCACCAACAATAAtaagtgatttatttataaaagataCTCGATCAAAAATGTtggcattattttattttgcaataccAGTTGGTAGTGGTCTTGGATATATAACTGGTagtaaaatgttaaaattaactGGACAATGGCAATGGGCATTACGTTTAACACCACCACTTggtatattaacaatattattaatatatttatttgtacgtGATCCACCAAAAGGTGAAAAAGAAGGTGGTTCACATGTTACAACAACATCATGGTCAAATGATATTAAAGCACTTATTAATAATCCAAGTTTTATGTTATCAACTGGTGGTTTTACATGTGTATCATTTGTAACTGGTGCATTATCATTTTGGGCACCAAAATATTTACAACTTGGTAttgatttacaaaataatggtattaataatcaattagataataatattaataatgaaaatgataatagtgCAACATTTTCATTTGGTGTTATTGCAATGACTGCTGGTATTATTGGTGTACCATTGGGTTCATATATGGCACAAAAATTAAGACTAAGATGGCAACAAGCTGATCCATTAATTTGTgcatttggtttatttataagtgcaccatttgtatttttagctCTTATAAGTGCTAATGGTAGTACGTATGTTTGTTATgtacttatattttttggaCAACTTTTATTAAATCTCAATTGGTCAATTGTTGCTGATATATTATTG tatattGTTATTCCAACGAGAAGGTCAACTGCTGAGGCATTTCAAATACTCGTTGCTCATGCATTGGGTGATGCTGGTAGCCCATATCTCATTGGTGTG GTTTCCAATGCTATCACACCAATGGTCAGagaattatcaataaatacaaatgataaatttattgaatttcgTTCAATTCAATAtgcattatttttaacaatattcattgaaattattggaagcttatttttctttataactGCATTACATATTGAAAAGGATAAATCAGTTGTTGATTTGACAATTGCTGGTGAGTCTAGTAATAGTAATATCCAGAAAACCAACAAACATGTAAACACAATACAAATCACTGGTAAATCGTGA
- the LOC122859172 gene encoding protein spinster isoform X2: MDRSTSVTTYSQQHLVVNEEINNSGSSDVKQSNSSINNNNNNSNTKISKKEWITVLILCFINLINYMDRMTIAGILDEIQTHFKVENDTVGLLQTAFIVSYMIFAPLFGYLGDRYNRKIIMSVGIFLWSLTTLLGSYQNNFYWFLFYRMCVGIGEASYSTIAPTIISDLFIKDTRSKMLALFYFAIPVGSGLGYITGSKMLKLTGQWQWALRLTPPLGILTILLIYLFVRDPPKGEKEGGSHVTTTSWSNDIKALINNPSFMLSTGGFTCVSFVTGALSFWAPKYLQLGIDLQNNGINNQLDNNINNENDNSATFSFGVIAMTAGIIGVPLGSYMAQKLRLRWQQADPLICAFGLFISAPFVFLALISANGSTYVCYVLIFFGQLLLNLNWSIVADILLYIVIPTRRSTAEAFQILVAHALGDAGSPYLIGVVSNAITPMVRELSINTNDKFIEFRSIQYALFLTIFIEIIGSLFFFITALHIEKDKSVVDLTIADSTAVDSSLLNNEETNR; this comes from the exons atggatCGGAGTACGTCAGTGACAACGTATTCACAACAACATTTAGTTgttaatgaagaaataaataattctggtAGTTCAGATGTTAAACAATCTAATtcaagtattaataataataataataatagtaatactaaaattagtaaaaaagaATGGATTACAGTATTGAtactttgttttataaatcttATTAATTATATGGATAGAATGACTATTGCTG gAATATTAGACGAAATACAAACTCattttaaagttgaaaatGATACAGTTGGATTATTACAAACAGCATTTATCGTAAGTTACATGATATTTGCACCATTATTTGGTTATCTTGGTGATCGTTATAATCGTAAAATAATCATGAGTGTTGGTATATTTCTTTGGTCTTTAACAACACTTCTTGGCTCTTACCAAAAt AATTTCTATTGGTTTTTATTCTATAGAATGTGTGTGGGTATTGGTGAAGCAAGTTATTCAACAATAGCACCAACAATAAtaagtgatttatttataaaagataCTCGATCAAAAATGTtggcattattttattttgcaataccAGTTGGTAGTGGTCTTGGATATATAACTGGTagtaaaatgttaaaattaactGGACAATGGCAATGGGCATTACGTTTAACACCACCACTTggtatattaacaatattattaatatatttatttgtacgtGATCCACCAAAAGGTGAAAAAGAAGGTGGTTCACATGTTACAACAACATCATGGTCAAATGATATTAAAGCACTTATTAATAATCCAAGTTTTATGTTATCAACTGGTGGTTTTACATGTGTATCATTTGTAACTGGTGCATTATCATTTTGGGCACCAAAATATTTACAACTTGGTAttgatttacaaaataatggtattaataatcaattagataataatattaataatgaaaatgataatagtgCAACATTTTCATTTGGTGTTATTGCAATGACTGCTGGTATTATTGGTGTACCATTGGGTTCATATATGGCACAAAAATTAAGACTAAGATGGCAACAAGCTGATCCATTAATTTGTgcatttggtttatttataagtgcaccatttgtatttttagctCTTATAAGTGCTAATGGTAGTACGTATGTTTGTTATgtacttatattttttggaCAACTTTTATTAAATCTCAATTGGTCAATTGTTGCTGATATATTATTG tatattGTTATTCCAACGAGAAGGTCAACTGCTGAGGCATTTCAAATACTCGTTGCTCATGCATTGGGTGATGCTGGTAGCCCATATCTCATTGGTGTG GTTTCCAATGCTATCACACCAATGGTCAGagaattatcaataaatacaaatgataaatttattgaatttcgTTCAATTCAATAtgcattatttttaacaatattcattgaaattattggaagcttatttttctttataactGCATTACATATTGAAAAGGATAAATCAGTTGTTGATTTGACAATTGCTG ATTCAACAGCTGTTGATTCGTCGCTGTTAAACAACGAAGAAACAAACAGATAA
- the LOC122859172 gene encoding protein spinster isoform X4: MDRSTSVTTYSQQHLVVNEEINNSGSSDVKQSNSSINNNNNNSNTKISKKEWITVLILCFINLINYMDRMTIAGILDEIQTHFKVENDTVGLLQTAFIVSYMIFAPLFGYLGDRYNRKIIMSVGIFLWSLTTLLGSYQNNFYWFLFYRMCVGIGEASYSTIAPTIISDLFIKDTRSKMLALFYFAIPVGSGLGYITGSKMLKLTGQWQWALRLTPPLGILTILLIYLFVRDPPKGEKEGGSHVTTTSWSNDIKALINNPSFMLSTGGFTCVSFVTGALSFWAPKYLQLGIDLQNNGINNQLDNNINNENDNSATFSFGVIAMTAGIIGVPLGSYMAQKLRLRWQQADPLICAFGLFISAPFVFLALISANGSTYVCYVLIFFGQLLLNLNWSIVADILLYIVIPTRRSTAEAFQILVAHALGDAGSPYLIGVVSNAITPMVRELSINTNDKFIEFRSIQYALFLTIFIEIIGSLFFFITALHIEKDKSVVDLTIAVHALVTSLELKQQNLR, translated from the exons atggatCGGAGTACGTCAGTGACAACGTATTCACAACAACATTTAGTTgttaatgaagaaataaataattctggtAGTTCAGATGTTAAACAATCTAATtcaagtattaataataataataataatagtaatactaaaattagtaaaaaagaATGGATTACAGTATTGAtactttgttttataaatcttATTAATTATATGGATAGAATGACTATTGCTG gAATATTAGACGAAATACAAACTCattttaaagttgaaaatGATACAGTTGGATTATTACAAACAGCATTTATCGTAAGTTACATGATATTTGCACCATTATTTGGTTATCTTGGTGATCGTTATAATCGTAAAATAATCATGAGTGTTGGTATATTTCTTTGGTCTTTAACAACACTTCTTGGCTCTTACCAAAAt AATTTCTATTGGTTTTTATTCTATAGAATGTGTGTGGGTATTGGTGAAGCAAGTTATTCAACAATAGCACCAACAATAAtaagtgatttatttataaaagataCTCGATCAAAAATGTtggcattattttattttgcaataccAGTTGGTAGTGGTCTTGGATATATAACTGGTagtaaaatgttaaaattaactGGACAATGGCAATGGGCATTACGTTTAACACCACCACTTggtatattaacaatattattaatatatttatttgtacgtGATCCACCAAAAGGTGAAAAAGAAGGTGGTTCACATGTTACAACAACATCATGGTCAAATGATATTAAAGCACTTATTAATAATCCAAGTTTTATGTTATCAACTGGTGGTTTTACATGTGTATCATTTGTAACTGGTGCATTATCATTTTGGGCACCAAAATATTTACAACTTGGTAttgatttacaaaataatggtattaataatcaattagataataatattaataatgaaaatgataatagtgCAACATTTTCATTTGGTGTTATTGCAATGACTGCTGGTATTATTGGTGTACCATTGGGTTCATATATGGCACAAAAATTAAGACTAAGATGGCAACAAGCTGATCCATTAATTTGTgcatttggtttatttataagtgcaccatttgtatttttagctCTTATAAGTGCTAATGGTAGTACGTATGTTTGTTATgtacttatattttttggaCAACTTTTATTAAATCTCAATTGGTCAATTGTTGCTGATATATTATTG tatattGTTATTCCAACGAGAAGGTCAACTGCTGAGGCATTTCAAATACTCGTTGCTCATGCATTGGGTGATGCTGGTAGCCCATATCTCATTGGTGTG GTTTCCAATGCTATCACACCAATGGTCAGagaattatcaataaatacaaatgataaatttattgaatttcgTTCAATTCAATAtgcattatttttaacaatattcattgaaattattggaagcttatttttctttataactGCATTACATATTGAAAAGGATAAATCAGTTGTTGATTTGACAATTGCTG TGCATGCATTAGTGACAAGTTTggaattaaaacaacaaaatttgagGTAG
- the LOC122859172 gene encoding protein spinster isoform X3 — protein sequence MDRSTSVTTYSQQHLVVNEEINNSGSSDVKQSNSSINNNNNNSNTKISKKEWITVLILCFINLINYMDRMTIAGILDEIQTHFKVENDTVGLLQTAFIVSYMIFAPLFGYLGDRYNRKIIMSVGIFLWSLTTLLGSYQNNFYWFLFYRMCVGIGEASYSTIAPTIISDLFIKDTRSKMLALFYFAIPVGSGLGYITGSKMLKLTGQWQWALRLTPPLGILTILLIYLFVRDPPKGEKEGGSHVTTTSWSNDIKALINNPSFMLSTGGFTCVSFVTGALSFWAPKYLQLGIDLQNNGINNQLDNNINNENDNSATFSFGVIAMTAGIIGVPLGSYMAQKLRLRWQQADPLICAFGLFISAPFVFLALISANGSTYVCYVLIFFGQLLLNLNWSIVADILLYIVIPTRRSTAEAFQILVAHALGDAGSPYLIGVVSNAITPMVRELSINTNDKFIEFRSIQYALFLTIFIEIIGSLFFFITALHIEKDKSVVDLTIAENFLETKNNGQAESTRL from the exons atggatCGGAGTACGTCAGTGACAACGTATTCACAACAACATTTAGTTgttaatgaagaaataaataattctggtAGTTCAGATGTTAAACAATCTAATtcaagtattaataataataataataatagtaatactaaaattagtaaaaaagaATGGATTACAGTATTGAtactttgttttataaatcttATTAATTATATGGATAGAATGACTATTGCTG gAATATTAGACGAAATACAAACTCattttaaagttgaaaatGATACAGTTGGATTATTACAAACAGCATTTATCGTAAGTTACATGATATTTGCACCATTATTTGGTTATCTTGGTGATCGTTATAATCGTAAAATAATCATGAGTGTTGGTATATTTCTTTGGTCTTTAACAACACTTCTTGGCTCTTACCAAAAt AATTTCTATTGGTTTTTATTCTATAGAATGTGTGTGGGTATTGGTGAAGCAAGTTATTCAACAATAGCACCAACAATAAtaagtgatttatttataaaagataCTCGATCAAAAATGTtggcattattttattttgcaataccAGTTGGTAGTGGTCTTGGATATATAACTGGTagtaaaatgttaaaattaactGGACAATGGCAATGGGCATTACGTTTAACACCACCACTTggtatattaacaatattattaatatatttatttgtacgtGATCCACCAAAAGGTGAAAAAGAAGGTGGTTCACATGTTACAACAACATCATGGTCAAATGATATTAAAGCACTTATTAATAATCCAAGTTTTATGTTATCAACTGGTGGTTTTACATGTGTATCATTTGTAACTGGTGCATTATCATTTTGGGCACCAAAATATTTACAACTTGGTAttgatttacaaaataatggtattaataatcaattagataataatattaataatgaaaatgataatagtgCAACATTTTCATTTGGTGTTATTGCAATGACTGCTGGTATTATTGGTGTACCATTGGGTTCATATATGGCACAAAAATTAAGACTAAGATGGCAACAAGCTGATCCATTAATTTGTgcatttggtttatttataagtgcaccatttgtatttttagctCTTATAAGTGCTAATGGTAGTACGTATGTTTGTTATgtacttatattttttggaCAACTTTTATTAAATCTCAATTGGTCAATTGTTGCTGATATATTATTG tatattGTTATTCCAACGAGAAGGTCAACTGCTGAGGCATTTCAAATACTCGTTGCTCATGCATTGGGTGATGCTGGTAGCCCATATCTCATTGGTGTG GTTTCCAATGCTATCACACCAATGGTCAGagaattatcaataaatacaaatgataaatttattgaatttcgTTCAATTCAATAtgcattatttttaacaatattcattgaaattattggaagcttatttttctttataactGCATTACATATTGAAAAGGATAAATCAGTTGTTGATTTGACAATTGCTG aaaattttctagaaaCTAAGAATAATGGGCAAGCAGAGTCAACGCGTTTATAG